The following proteins are encoded in a genomic region of Sander lucioperca isolate FBNREF2018 chromosome 23, SLUC_FBN_1.2, whole genome shotgun sequence:
- the smchd1 gene encoding structural maintenance of chromosomes flexible hinge domain-containing protein 1 isoform X2, producing MEEGRVNRRIRVYDRRSENKQQVTGKLLETSGLDFNGFLQLLHRKFAIPLHETFVLVTTDRTVLDFDKFEKLQDDSTLHLLQREDQALAVATEEPITFKPHYNTLIRSGMYEYYASAGQKSLPYALAELIDNSISATAKNTGVRMIEIRMMFDETLGKPAVIVLDNGCGMTSKQLNNWAVYRLSKFSRENSTFGSKQEGYVRPDSVPRSLNSDISYFGVGGKQAAFYIGDSTRMITKPVGSPDVHELVLSKEDFERKEKNKEDIYSGTIKNRKVGDSSHVNKDDEHFLHSLIAEESGKESFTAVIIMGVLPEHIKFLKDDFAVWTRQLAHTYHYYIHGADGKNMSSSSTYSDHLPNIDIQITLREKPPRCPRAMNLREVENDMQTLYINAAADTFEFKAYAEQNTGTVEGIIRYHPFLYDKETYPEDPDAAQASLDDDNDDNESRVLHQARRKRPIFNCFWNGRLIPYTTVSEFDWCSQSKGAKELAECYSRVSGVLFTDDRFMVSTNKLTFMELELILKNKDTIFTRIVNGQEKKRSALTSLPDQVSESVTETKDQSERTGRLLHPSLIKKQRGNIQKEFTQWLKNCHEKWDKQVKFMGYMETITRTDVPVKRDQYPWATFSSIEWDGNIYKTGQLVKSQKTLPILYGSVVRFLLYGKHDGNVFATGGLVEVALEPKAFHDKIKTIAISKIDKSATDEAIQKNIDKDFAKLPEILKVDWPEGNPWPQNAARMAGTPFGPIKIEILNKKGESLSKMPAVGQGAGKKLIIELKVVQHSPKGDQEVVSFVGQHSPKWGFWFKKIDKLTDLGKYTLSLNTMLFESNATVFGGKKLPSYKLNFTISEGSAETFVISAVSPSLYVGVPFNIPLLLKDGYDHPVMCPPDLKPVLTCSGLDLSYDRVDSSGTTFTIIGVKARGKLLNYQQSKTYELRVTMPRLKKDTQTVTISLLPGNPHALHVTPDDNPITVQNGNPVMFNVEIHDEAGNITANPKQIVRCQVQGFPLVATDCSTTGAGQLVTKPINLKMIKGEPQNLKVNFEMPSQKKMAVVVRELKVVPSTRVSRMELCSEDDENLMLRNNEKIEWLAGGLLENLFYKLYDEAGREVPPTAPIASKIKVNWTGDVNLEDLLQGKLPDVQVPTQVQEARFYQVSYQDQCVSVSFNIVPRPDEPTRLKATLLQSTLKLGEILPGHINLELVDQYDNATKTLTSTCKNHMTVEAEGLDKSAVVFRWQASSSSVLVTGVRFQFGTPGHREMCFTYKSYVERIIVKVVAGIPAQLKLVSGPEKPLQVLNDQGIATPFLVQLCDEWGNPTTDQRVVVELKSSPLTLKVTTAVTSQPVNAEGKASFTVNRLSGPKGYYQLVFKGSLNQKPIPGPSVNLTVIPDPTKPVSLSVEYDTNAKLPAGGILPVFSVTVVSDEGGPITTFKPTAVSMFLWKGVPSGKTPPQTAIELKCSKPMENERNDCFHFRDKEIPEHIGKHTIQFFLRINKTNVLYSNQIAIHVVANQPVKLAPDSQPPTPVVSYSEVIANRTLVENMTLRIMDSYGNPAGQDLEGKVVISIKNSSEEGNKSLPLFESKTNSFTMNLVEGKAHITRLAVMENSPGENGSTYVLLFNPQVSMVPTSLAPFELPFRFFNDAENQRKMSELSRKKDELTTALAKYSENFSTCSELLRLLTSHHLVASNKEADLRNELNRRKVEIAQTIPDIDRLLNQKKMEANRVLHTPRRVCSLRDHFCGQQDVLGMVGHLAFVQDDDAARVISWHIRGDMDCVITKTTEAAMKIFGDTQGSQQVMALDSVYVTPGKRPMPHIRNGRMLFDPPGNPVLARDLLIFTRDQESCNIAFKSILADTILIDDLNSGTNYRKAVVQNKMQCPTILTRQGDRISARGKFGGTQNKAPMNITMVFGAPLPQHYYTLVEHIDLISQHKLALEKRDVTAKTRDDHLKSMKSPEMLQKRQEMEEKKKQLEEIERQLVSTPVRPVKRGLENAGEPSRILAKRAKQRSI from the exons ATGGAGGAAGGAAGAGTCAACAGAAGGATCCGTGTTTACGACCGCCGCTCTGAAAACAAGCAGCAAGTTACGGGGAAATTGCTGGAAACAAGTGGTTTGGACTTCAATGGCTTTCTTCAACTTCTGCACCGG AAATTTGCAATccctttacatgaaacatttgtGTTGGTCACGACGGACAGAACAGTCCTGGATTTTGACAAATTTG AGAAGCTTCAGGATGACAGCACCCTCCACTTGTTGCAACGGGAGGACCAAGCTCTGGCAGTGGCAACAGAGGAGCCCATCACGTTTAAGCCTCATTATAATACGTTGATCCGGAGTGGAATGTATGAGTACTACGCTAGTGCGGGCCAGAAATCATTGC CATACGCACTTGCTGAGCTGATCGACAACTCTATTTCAGCCACAGCTAAAAACACAGGAGTGAGGATGATAGAAATAAGGATG ATGTTTGATGAAACTCTTGGGAAACCTGCAGTGATTGTCTTAGATAATGGGTGCGGGATGACCTCTAAACAGCTCAATAACTGGGCAGTGTACAGACTCTCTAAGTTTTCCAGGGAAAACAGCACATTTGGAAG TAAGCAAGAGGGGTATGTCCGGCCTGATTCTGTCCCTCGTAGTCTCAACAGTGATATATCCTACTTTGGAGTTGGAGGAAAACAGGCTGCTTTCTACATCGGAGACTCAACCAGG ATGATCACTAAACCAGTTGGCTCCCCAGATGTTCATGAGCTAGTTCTATCCAAAGAGGACtttgagagaaaagaaaagaacaaagaagatATTTACAGTGGGACCATTAAAAACAGGAAG GTTGGTGACTCTTCACATGTGAATAAAGATGATGAGCACTTCCTCCATTCCCTTATCGCTGAGGAATCTGGAAAGGAAAGCTTCACAGCCGTGATCATTATGGGAGTCTTGCCCGAGCATATAAAATTTCTGAAAGACGATTTTGCAGTGTGGACCAGACAGCTAGC TCACACATATCACTATTACATTCATGGAGCCGATGGAAAGAACATGAGTAGCAGCTCTACATATTCAGATCATCTCCCTAACATTGACATTCAG ATCACTCTGCGGGAGAAGCCTCCCAGATGTCCCCGTGCGATGAATCTTAGGGAAGTTGAGAACGACATGCAGACTCTGTACATAAATGCTGCTGCCGACACATTTGAGTTTAAGGCCTACGCTGAACAAAACACTGGCACGGTGGAGGGAATTATTCGTTATCATCCCTTCCTTTATGACAAGGAGACTTACCCTGAAGACCCTGATGCTGCCCAAG CCTCTCTTGATGATGACAACGATGATAATGAGTCAAGAGTCCTGCATCAGGCAAGAAGGAAAAGGCCGATATTTAACTGTTTCTGGAATGGACGGCTCATACCGTACACCACCGTATCTGA GTTTGACTGGTGTAGTCAGAGTAAAGGAGCAAAGGAACTTGCAGAGTGTTACAGTCGGGTGTCAGGGGTGCTTTTCACTGATGACAGATTTATGGTCAGCACGAACAAGCTCACCTTCATGGAGCTGGAGCTGATACTGAAGAACAAGGACACTATCTTCACACGAATTGTTAATGGACAG gaaaagaaaagatcTGCACTTACCTCCCTCCCTGATCAAG TGAGCGAGAGTGTAACAGAGACAAAAGATCAGTCAGAGAGAACAGGGCGGCTGCTACATCCATCCCTAATCAAG AAACAAAGAGGTAACATTCAGAAGGAGTTTACGCAGTGGCTAAAAAACTGTCACGAGAAGTGGGACAAGCAAGTTAAGTTCATGGGCTATATGGAGACCATAACAAGAACAGATGTGCCTGTCAAGAGAGATCAGTATCCCTGGGCGACATTCTCCTCCATCGAATGGGACGGCAACATTTACAAAACGGGCCAACTT GTTAAGTCTCAGAAAACACTGCCCATTCTGTATGGTAGCGTGGTTCGTTTTTTGCTGTATGGGAAACATGACGGAAATGTCTTTGCCACAGGGGGACTGGTCGAAGTGGCTCTG GAACCCAAAGCATTTCACGACAAGATCAAGACCATAGCCATTTCCAAGATTGACAAGAGCGCCACTGATGAAGCCATTCAGAAAAACATCGACAAAGACTTTGCCAA GCTTCCAGAGATTCTGAAAGTGGACTGGCCAGAAGGTAACCCCTGGCCACAGAATGCTGCTCGTATGGCTGGGACTCCGTTCG GGCCAATCAAAATCGAAATACTAAACAAGAAAGGAGAGTCTTTATCCAAGATGCCAGCAGTGGGCCAGGGAGCAGGGAAAAAACTGATTATTGAACTCAAAGTCGTTCAGCACA GTCCTAAAGGAGATCAAGAGGTTGTCTCTTTTGTTGGCCAACATTCACCGAAGTGGGGTTTCTGGTTCAAAAAAATTg ATAAACTGACCGACCTAGGGAAGTATACTCTGTCCCTGAACACTATGTTATTTGAAAGTAATGCTACCGTCTTTGGAGGGAAAAAGCTTCCAAGCTACAAACTCAACTTCACCATCAGCG AGGGTAGTGCTGAGACTTTCGTTATCAGTGCAGTGAGCCCCTCTCTTTATGTGGGAGTGCCATTCAACATTCCTCTGCTGCTGAAAGATGGTTATGACCACCCTGTGATGTGTCCTCCTGATCTTAAACCTGTACTCACATGCAG TGGCCTGGACCTGAGTTACGACAGAGTGGACAGCAGTGGGACCACGTTCACCATCATCGGTGTCAAAGCAAGAGGAAAACTCCTGAATTACCAACAATCAAAG ACATATGAGCTGAGAGTGACCATGCCTCGCCTgaagaaagacacacagacagtcacGATCAGTCTTCTTCCTG GTAATCCACATGCTCTCCATGTGACACCAGATGACAACCCAATCACAGTCCAGAATGGAAACCCTGTCATGTTTAATGTTGAAATTCATGATGAGGCTGGAAACATCACCGCTAACCCCAAACAGATTGTTCGCTGCCAG GTTCAGGGGTTTCCACTGGTGGCAACTGACTGCAGCACCACCGGAGCCGGACAGCTTGTGACAAAGCccataaacctgaaaatgatcAAGGGAGAACCACAAAACCTCAAAGTTAATTTTGAGATGCCT AGTCAGAAGAAGATGGCTGTGGTTGTGAGGGAGCTGAAGGTGGTGCCCAGCACAAGAGTCTCCCGCATGGAGCTCTGCAGTGAGGATGATGAGAATTTGATGCTAAGGAACAACGAAAAGATAGAGTGGCTGGCTGGAGGCTTGCTGGAGAACCTGTTCTATAAGTTGTATGATGAGGCTGGCAGAGAGGTACCTCCCACTGCTCCAATAGCCTCCAAGATCAAG GTTAACTGGACAGGAGATGTAAATCTGGAGGATTTGCTCCAGGGCAAGCTGCCTGACGTACAGGTGCCCACGCAGGTGCAGGAAGCGCGCTTTTACCAGGTGTCCTACCAAGaccagtgtgtgtctgtctccttCAACATAGT gcCTCGTCCAGATGAACCAACACGACTGAAAGCAACTCTACTCCAAAGCACACTGAAGCTGGGTGAAATCCTACCTGGCCACATCA ACTTGGAGCTTGTGGACCAATATGATAATGCAACCAAGACGCTTACCTCTACCTGTAAGAACCATATGACTGTGGAAGCTGAGGGTCTGGACAAATCGGCTGTCGTCTTTAGATGGCAG GCGAGCAGCAGTTCTGTTCTGGTTACGGGGGTGCGGTTTCAGTTCGGGACTCCTGGCCACAGAGAGATGTGCTTCACCTACAAGAGTTATGTGGAGCGCATCATAGTTAAAGTCGTCGCTGGCATCCCTGCGCAGCTTAAATTAGTCAGCGGGCCAGAGAAG CCTTTGCAGGTGTTGAATGACCAAGGCATCGCCACACCGTTCCTCGTCCAACTGTGTGATGAGTGGGGAAACCCCACTACAGACCAGAGGGTGGTGGTAGAATTGAAATCTTCACCCCTGACACTAAAG GTGACGACAGCTGTTACATCACAACCCGTGAACGCAGAAGGGAAAGCCTCTTTCACTGTTAACCGTTTGAGCGGACCAAA GGGGTACTATCAGCTGGTGTTTAAAGGTTCCCTCAACCAAAAACCCATCCCTGGTCCATCAGTGAATCTCACTGTCATCCCTGATCCCACCAAACCTGTCAGCCTGTCAGTGGAGTATGACACCAATGCCAAGCTTCCTGCCGGAGGCATCCTCCCAG TCTTCTCAGTGACCGTGGTGTCTGATGAAGGAGGCCCGATTACGACTTTTAAGCCCACTGCTGTATCCATGTTTCTGTGGAAGGGAGTGCCATCAGGAAAAACACCTCCACAAACG GCCATTGAGCTGAAGTGTAGTAAACCCATGGAGAATGAAAGGAATGACTGTTTTCATTTCAG AGATAAAGAGATCCCAGAACACATTGGAAAGCACACCATCCAGTTTTTTCTAcgaataaacaaaacaaatgtcctGTACAGTAATCAG ATTGCTATACATGTGGTGGCCAATCAACCTGTCAAACTGGCACCCGACTCTCAGCCACCAACCCCAGTTGTTTCCTACAGTGAGGTCATTGCCAACCGAACTTTGGTGGAGAATATGACCCTGAGGATAATG GATTCATATGGAAATCCAGCGGGACAGGACCTGGAGGGGAAGGTGGTCATTTCTATAAAGAACTCTAGTGAAGAAGGCAACAAAAGCCTCCCTCTGTTTGAAAGCAAAACCAACAGCTTTACAATGAACTTGGTAGAAGGAAAGGCCCACATCACT AGGCTTGCTGTCATGGAGAACAGCCCCGGTGAGAATGGAAGTACATACGTCCTCCTCTTCAACCCTCAAGTGTCAATGGTCCCCACGTCTCTGGCTCCCTTTGAGCTCCCCTTCCGTTTTTTCAATG atGCAGAGAACCAACGGAAAATGTCTGAGCTGTCCAGGAAGAAAGATGAGCTCACTACTGCTCTTGCCAAATATTCAGAAAATTTTTCTACATGTAGTGAACTTCTTCGTTTACTGACCT CTCATCACTTGGTTGCAAGTAACAAAGAAGCTGACCTTAGAAATGAGCTGAACAGGAGGAAGGTGGAAATAGCACAAACT ATCCCAGATATTGACAGACTCCTAAACCAAAAGAAGATGGAAGCCAACCGTGTGCTACATACACCCAGAAGAGTTTGTTCCCTCCGTGATCACTTCTGCGGGCAGCAGGATGTTTTGGGAATG GTTGGCCACCTGGCCTTTGTGCAGGACGATGATGCTGCGAGGGTTATCTCCTGGCATATCAGGGGTGACATGGATTGTGTCATCACCAAAACGACCGAGGCAGCAATGAAGATCTTTGGCGACACTCAGGGCAGCCAGCAGGTCATGGCCCTTGACAGTGTTTATGTAACACCAGGCAAAAG GCCGATGCCACACATAAGAAATGGCCGCATGCTCTTCGATCCCCCTGGGAATCCAGTCCTCGCCAGAGATCTCCTGATCTTCACCCGCGACCAGGAGAGCTGTAACATTG CTTTTAAAAGCATCCTAGCAGACACAATTCTGATTGATGACCTGAACTCTGGAACCAACTACAGAAAGGCG GTGGTACAGAATAAGATGCAGTGTCCCACCATCCTGACCAGGCAGGGGGACAGGATCAGTGCCAGGGGCAAGTTTGGAGGCACACAGAACAAAGCCCCAATGAATATCACAATGGTGTTTGGAGCCCCCCTTCCACAACATTACTACACTCTTGTGGAACACATAG aCCTGATCAGCCAGCACAAGTTAGCTCTGGAGAAGAGGGATGTGACAGCAAAGACGCGTGACGATCATTTAAAAAGCATGAAGTCGCCTGAAATGCTACAAAAGCGTCAAGAAatggaggagaaaaagaaacagcTGGAGGAGATTGAGAGACAACTTG TGTCAACCCCAGTAAGACCAGTGAAACGGGGTCTTGAGAATGCTGGTGAGCCATCCAGAATCCTTGCAAAGAGAGCAAAGCAGAGATCCATATGA